A single window of Leeuwenhoekiella sp. MAR_2009_132 DNA harbors:
- a CDS encoding PhoH family protein translates to MNELIIELSEITPRDFFGENNINIELLKRYFPKLKIVARGNNIKAYGDEDLLEEFDKRMTMLLEHFAKYNKLDENSIERVLTSESRADYETSPASGEILVHGVGGKLIKAQTANQRKMVDLTRKNDMVFAIGPAGTGKTYTAVALAVKALKEKQVKRIILTRPAVEAGENLGFLPGDLKEKLDPYMQPLYDALRDMIPHEKLESFIEKGVIQIAPMAFMRGRTLDNAYVILDEAQNTTHAQMKMFLTRMGKHAKFMITGDPGQIDLPRRVISGLKEALLVLKDVNGVGMIYLDDKDVIRHRLVKEVIAAYKAIENRD, encoded by the coding sequence TTGAACGAACTTATCATTGAACTTTCAGAGATTACGCCAAGAGATTTTTTTGGTGAAAATAATATTAATATTGAGCTACTTAAGAGGTACTTTCCAAAATTAAAAATTGTTGCCAGAGGTAATAATATAAAAGCTTACGGCGATGAAGATCTTTTAGAAGAGTTTGATAAACGCATGACGATGCTTCTCGAGCATTTTGCCAAGTATAATAAACTTGATGAAAACTCAATAGAACGCGTTTTAACCAGTGAAAGCCGTGCAGATTATGAAACTTCACCGGCAAGTGGTGAGATTCTTGTGCACGGGGTAGGTGGTAAGCTTATTAAAGCACAAACAGCAAACCAGCGTAAAATGGTAGACCTTACACGTAAAAACGATATGGTTTTTGCGATAGGACCCGCTGGTACCGGTAAAACTTATACAGCTGTAGCTCTTGCAGTAAAAGCGCTTAAAGAGAAGCAGGTAAAACGTATTATTCTTACAAGACCAGCAGTAGAAGCAGGTGAAAATCTAGGTTTCTTACCGGGGGATTTAAAAGAAAAGTTAGACCCCTATATGCAACCCTTATATGATGCGCTTCGTGATATGATTCCACACGAAAAATTAGAGAGCTTTATTGAAAAAGGAGTAATACAAATTGCACCTATGGCATTTATGAGAGGACGCACACTTGACAATGCCTATGTGATCTTAGATGAAGCACAAAACACCACGCACGCCCAGATGAAGATGTTTTTAACTCGTATGGGCAAACACGCAAAATTTATGATTACCGGTGATCCTGGTCAGATAGATTTACCCAGACGTGTGATTAGTGGATTAAAAGAAGCATTACTGGTGCTTAAAGATGTTAATGGTGTGGGTATGATTTATTTAGATGATAAAGATGTAATACGCCACCGTCTTGTAAAAGAGGTTATAGCAGCTTATAAAGCCATAGAAAATAGAGATTAA
- a CDS encoding S-adenosyl-l-methionine hydroxide adenosyltransferase family protein produces MPIITLTTDFGLKDHFAGAVKGAIYTEMADARIVDISHNVSPFHITEAAYIIQNAYRNFPDGTIHIIGIDSEQTPENKHIAVKLDGHYFICANNGIMSMITRTIVPEEVVEINIHDRIKTNFTELDVFVQVACHIARGGTLGVIGKPIKEIRAITGLMPVINNEQKQIIGNVIYVDNYGNVITNITRRLFDEVGKSRVFTIQARRAHFKKIYDKYSDAINFDIEKTKREEDGKKIALFNSSGYLELAIYKSNPSTVGSASTLFGLDYRDTITVNFE; encoded by the coding sequence ATGCCCATTATAACATTAACCACAGACTTCGGCTTAAAAGACCATTTTGCCGGTGCGGTTAAAGGCGCTATTTATACTGAAATGGCTGATGCCAGAATTGTTGATATCTCACATAATGTGTCACCTTTTCATATAACAGAAGCCGCATATATTATACAAAATGCCTATCGTAATTTTCCCGACGGCACCATTCATATTATAGGTATAGACTCTGAGCAAACACCAGAAAATAAACACATTGCAGTAAAACTAGACGGTCACTATTTTATATGTGCAAATAATGGGATTATGTCTATGATTACACGCACCATCGTTCCTGAAGAAGTTGTTGAAATTAATATACACGACCGTATTAAGACAAATTTCACAGAACTTGATGTTTTTGTACAGGTCGCCTGTCACATTGCGCGAGGTGGTACTTTAGGTGTTATTGGCAAACCTATTAAAGAAATACGCGCAATTACCGGACTGATGCCTGTTATTAATAATGAACAAAAGCAGATTATAGGTAATGTCATTTATGTAGATAACTACGGAAATGTAATCACAAATATTACACGCCGTTTATTTGATGAAGTAGGTAAAAGCCGCGTTTTTACAATTCAGGCGCGCCGTGCTCATTTTAAAAAAATCTACGATAAATACAGTGATGCTATAAATTTTGACATCGAAAAAACAAAACGCGAAGAAGACGGTAAAAAAATAGCGCTATTCAATTCTTCCGGTTACCTGGAACTAGCAATATACAAGAGTAACCCCAGCACGGTGGGCAGCGCTTCTACCCTTTTTGGTCTGGATTACCGAGATACGATAACCGTAAATTTTGAATAA
- a CDS encoding putative quinol monooxygenase yields the protein MIVRLVKMEFKPEEIENFKILFDEVKEHIRKFEGCEFLELLNGIENENIFFTHSYWSSTEALEVYRNSELFKTTWAKTKVLFNAKPEAWSVEKFVTLQ from the coding sequence ATGATAGTACGTCTTGTTAAAATGGAATTTAAACCTGAAGAAATTGAGAATTTTAAAATTCTTTTTGATGAGGTTAAAGAACACATACGCAAATTTGAGGGTTGTGAATTTCTAGAGCTTTTAAATGGTATCGAAAATGAAAACATATTTTTCACCCATAGCTATTGGAGCAGCACTGAAGCACTTGAAGTCTATCGAAACAGTGAACTTTTTAAAACTACCTGGGCCAAGACTAAAGTTCTTTTTAATGCAAAACCTGAAGCCTGGAGCGTTGAAAAATTCGTAACTTTACAGTAA